One segment of Streptomyces sp. NA02950 DNA contains the following:
- a CDS encoding maleylpyruvate isomerase family mycothiol-dependent enzyme codes for MTLLSHERYCAEIVAQTRLLTSHIEGADLTAPVPSCPGWNAGQLLRHLGGGQRWAETVVRTRATGPVPDDHFRELSAYTHEDPAVLGPWLREGAAGLADALREAGPAAGLWTPVPDGTAHFYARRFAYETALHRADAALALGAEFTLDQEVALDALDEWMELGSLPMHLDVHPWMRELLGPGRTLHLHATDTAPEAAAEWVVDLTGEAVVWRRAHEKAAVAVRAPLTDLLLLVYKRRPARGEGIEVLGDGTLLDFWLERVSFG; via the coding sequence ATGACGCTGTTGAGCCATGAGCGCTACTGCGCGGAGATCGTCGCCCAGACCCGGCTGCTGACCTCCCATATCGAGGGCGCCGATCTGACCGCCCCCGTGCCCTCCTGCCCCGGCTGGAACGCCGGTCAGCTGCTGCGCCATCTCGGCGGGGGCCAGCGCTGGGCCGAGACGGTCGTGCGCACCCGGGCGACCGGGCCGGTCCCCGACGACCACTTCCGCGAGCTGTCGGCGTACACCCACGAGGACCCCGCCGTGCTCGGCCCCTGGCTCAGGGAAGGCGCCGCCGGGCTGGCGGACGCCCTGCGCGAGGCCGGGCCCGCGGCGGGGCTGTGGACCCCGGTCCCCGACGGCACCGCCCACTTCTACGCCCGCCGGTTCGCCTACGAGACGGCGCTCCACCGGGCCGACGCGGCCCTGGCGCTCGGTGCGGAGTTCACCCTCGACCAGGAGGTCGCGCTCGACGCCCTCGACGAGTGGATGGAGCTGGGCTCGCTGCCGATGCACCTTGACGTCCACCCCTGGATGCGGGAACTGCTCGGCCCCGGCCGCACCCTCCACCTCCACGCCACCGACACCGCCCCGGAGGCCGCGGCGGAGTGGGTCGTCGACCTCACCGGCGAAGCCGTCGTCTGGCGCCGGGCCCATGAGAAGGCCGCGGTGGCCGTGCGCGCCCCGCTCACCGATCTGCTGCTCCTGGTCTACAAGCGGCGCCCCGCCCGGGGCGAGGGCATCGAGGTCCTCGGCGACGGCACCCTGCTGGACTTCTGGCTGGAGCGGGTGAGCTTCGGCTGA
- a CDS encoding TetR family transcriptional regulator, translating into MTDPVGETGRQAIQRAARRAFTQQPYAEVTLRGIAADAGISPSPVVKHFGSKERLFNSVADFGGAADELLAAPPAVLGRHMVLSLVTTRRAELMDPLLRVVFSLGNTDERSLLRERFREQVTARLTERLPGEERALRAELIAGQLIGLGATLSLHRSGAGAAATAEHIADLYAPALQQLIVDGANECRVSQGSPRSPPRHARSLRWPKARAGPLRGLPRRLAIARARTPRYRSNRG; encoded by the coding sequence ATGACCGACCCCGTCGGCGAAACGGGCCGGCAGGCCATCCAGCGCGCCGCCCGGCGGGCCTTCACCCAGCAGCCGTACGCCGAGGTGACCCTCCGCGGGATCGCGGCGGACGCCGGGATCAGCCCCTCCCCCGTCGTCAAGCACTTCGGCAGCAAGGAGCGGCTGTTCAACAGCGTCGCCGATTTCGGCGGCGCGGCAGACGAGCTGCTGGCCGCACCGCCGGCGGTCCTCGGCCGCCATATGGTGCTGAGCCTGGTGACCACCCGGCGCGCCGAGCTGATGGACCCCCTGCTGCGAGTGGTCTTCTCGCTCGGCAACACCGATGAACGCTCCCTGCTGCGCGAGCGCTTCCGGGAACAGGTCACCGCCCGGCTCACCGAGCGGCTGCCCGGTGAGGAGCGCGCGCTGCGCGCCGAGCTGATCGCGGGCCAGCTGATCGGTCTGGGCGCCACGCTCAGCCTCCACCGCTCGGGGGCCGGGGCCGCGGCCACCGCCGAGCACATCGCCGATCTGTACGCCCCGGCCCTGCAACAGCTGATCGTCGATGGGGCGAACGAGTGCCGCGTCAGCCAAGGTTCGCCCCGCTCGCCGCCCCGGCACGCACGCTCGCTGCGTTGGCCGAAAGCCCGAGCAGGCCCACTACGAGGGCTTCCCCGCCGGCTTGCGATCGCACGCGCCAGGACGCCTCGCTACCGGTCAAACCGTGGCTGA
- a CDS encoding Lrp/AsnC family transcriptional regulator, producing the protein MTESLDATDWSILSELQRDGRLPITELSRRVSLSASATTDRVKRLESLGVITGYRAEVDLEKAGFPLLALVRLKYSGNRHQPLHRVLEERHEILECLRTTGDDCYTVRVAATSMRHLEEVVDELAQFGSTTTSVVYSQALPYRGPAEPPRES; encoded by the coding sequence ATGACCGAGAGTCTCGACGCCACCGATTGGTCGATCCTGTCCGAGCTCCAGCGGGACGGCCGACTGCCGATCACCGAGCTGAGCCGCCGGGTGAGCCTGAGCGCCTCCGCGACCACCGACCGCGTCAAGCGGCTGGAGTCGCTGGGCGTCATCACGGGGTACCGGGCCGAAGTCGACCTGGAGAAGGCCGGTTTCCCGCTGCTGGCACTGGTGCGGCTGAAGTACTCCGGCAACCGGCACCAGCCGCTGCACCGGGTGCTGGAGGAGCGCCACGAGATCCTGGAGTGTCTGCGCACCACCGGCGACGACTGCTACACCGTGCGCGTGGCCGCGACGTCCATGCGCCATCTGGAAGAGGTCGTGGACGAGTTGGCCCAGTTCGGCTCCACCACCACCAGCGTGGTCTACAGCCAGGCCCTCCCCTACCGCGGCCCCGCGGAGCCGCCGAGGGAGTCCTAG
- a CDS encoding LLM class flavin-dependent oxidoreductase, with product MEIGVNVPNFGPGTDPEVLRRWARTVEGLGYDLLMVSDHVVVTPDVAEQYPAPFYEPFTTLAWLAGITDRVRLGTTVLIVPYRHPLVVARMAANLNQLSGGRLVLGVGVGWARQEYEALGVPFERRGRLTDGHLETIRTAWRNDADYRAGDIPVWVGGNSRAGIRRAVRLGDAWHPLRLTLDGMRDGLGRLKSAADELERPVPSFAPRILLHLTEEPVTGPDRPAGRGTADQIAADLEELRLLGAGSVVLDPFVGDPEETRHPEVAWQALATVAARLGRGPAA from the coding sequence ATGGAGATTGGTGTGAACGTCCCGAACTTCGGCCCCGGAACCGATCCGGAGGTGCTCCGGCGATGGGCGCGAACGGTGGAGGGGCTCGGCTACGACCTGCTGATGGTCTCGGACCACGTCGTGGTGACCCCCGATGTCGCCGAGCAGTACCCGGCACCGTTCTACGAGCCCTTCACCACCCTCGCGTGGCTGGCCGGGATCACCGACCGGGTGCGCCTGGGCACCACCGTGCTCATCGTGCCGTACCGCCATCCGCTGGTCGTGGCGCGTATGGCGGCCAACCTCAACCAGCTGAGCGGGGGGCGGCTGGTGCTCGGGGTCGGGGTCGGATGGGCACGGCAGGAGTACGAGGCGCTGGGTGTCCCGTTCGAGCGGCGCGGCAGGCTGACCGACGGGCATCTGGAGACCATCCGCACCGCCTGGCGGAACGACGCCGACTACCGCGCCGGGGACATCCCGGTCTGGGTGGGCGGCAACAGCCGCGCCGGGATCCGCCGGGCGGTACGGCTCGGTGACGCCTGGCATCCGCTGCGTCTGACCCTCGACGGAATGCGGGACGGGCTGGGGCGGTTGAAGTCCGCCGCGGACGAACTGGAGCGTCCGGTGCCCTCGTTCGCGCCCCGGATCCTGCTGCACCTCACCGAGGAACCGGTCACCGGGCCGGACCGTCCGGCCGGGCGGGGCACCGCCGACCAGATCGCCGCGGACCTCGAGGAGTTGCGTCTGCTGGGCGCCGGCAGCGTGGTGCTCGACCCGTTCGTCGGCGACCCGGAGGAGACCCGCCACCCGGAGGTGGCGTGGCAGGCGCTGGCCACCGTGGCGGCCCGGCTGGGGCGCGGCCCGGCGGCCTGA
- a CDS encoding cytochrome P450, translating into MAQTARAADGATMPSGFRGAELGWPELHRIPHPPRRLPLLGDVLGASPRTPLQDSMRVARRLGPVFRRKAFGREVVFVWGADLAADLADESRFAKHVGLGVANLRPVVGDGLFTAYNHEPNWQLAHDILAPGFSRAAMAGYHRAMLDVAARLTDTWDGQEKAGAAVDVPGDMTKLTLETIARTGFGHDFGSFERDRPHPFVSAMVGTLSHAQRRNVLPPGVAPLMRRAERRNAADMAFLNRTVDTIVAARRADGGAAGHTDLLDRMLEVAHPETGERLSAENIRRQVITFLVAGHETTSGALSFALHYLARHPDVLARAQREVDQVWGDAEEPAYEQVAKVRYLRRVLDESLRLWPTAPAYSREALHDTLLGGIHPMRRGAWALVLTAMLHRDPAAWGPDPEAFDPDRFAPKAVRARPAQVFKPFGTGARACIGRQFALHEAVLVLGLLVRRYDLHPDPGYRLRVAERLTLMPEGLTLRLSRRSHAARE; encoded by the coding sequence ATGGCGCAGACGGCGCGGGCGGCGGACGGTGCCACGATGCCCAGCGGATTCCGCGGTGCGGAGCTGGGCTGGCCCGAGCTCCACCGCATCCCGCATCCGCCGCGCCGGCTGCCACTGCTGGGCGACGTCCTCGGGGCGAGCCCGCGCACGCCCCTCCAGGACTCGATGCGGGTGGCGCGCCGCCTCGGCCCGGTCTTCCGCCGGAAGGCGTTCGGCCGGGAGGTCGTCTTCGTCTGGGGCGCGGACCTGGCCGCCGACCTGGCCGACGAGTCCCGGTTCGCCAAACACGTCGGCCTCGGGGTCGCCAACCTCCGCCCCGTGGTGGGCGACGGGCTGTTCACCGCCTACAACCACGAGCCCAACTGGCAGCTGGCACACGACATCCTGGCCCCCGGGTTCAGCCGCGCCGCCATGGCGGGCTACCACCGGGCGATGCTGGACGTCGCCGCCCGGCTGACGGACACCTGGGACGGCCAGGAGAAGGCGGGCGCCGCGGTGGACGTGCCCGGCGACATGACGAAGCTGACGCTCGAGACCATCGCCAGGACCGGCTTCGGCCACGACTTCGGCTCCTTCGAGCGCGACCGGCCGCACCCCTTCGTCTCCGCGATGGTCGGCACGCTCTCCCACGCCCAGCGCCGCAATGTCCTGCCGCCCGGGGTGGCACCCCTGATGCGGCGTGCGGAGCGGCGCAACGCGGCCGACATGGCGTTCCTCAACCGGACCGTGGACACGATCGTCGCCGCCCGCCGCGCCGACGGCGGCGCGGCCGGACACACCGACCTGCTGGACCGGATGCTGGAGGTCGCCCACCCGGAGACGGGCGAGCGGCTGTCCGCCGAGAACATCCGCCGCCAGGTCATCACCTTCCTGGTCGCGGGCCATGAGACCACCTCCGGCGCGCTGTCCTTCGCCCTGCACTACCTCGCCCGCCACCCCGATGTCCTGGCCCGCGCCCAGCGGGAGGTGGACCAGGTGTGGGGCGACGCCGAGGAGCCCGCGTACGAGCAGGTGGCCAAGGTCCGCTATCTGCGCCGGGTCCTGGACGAATCGCTCCGGCTGTGGCCCACCGCCCCCGCCTACTCCCGCGAGGCGCTCCACGACACCCTGCTCGGCGGGATCCACCCCATGCGGCGCGGCGCCTGGGCGCTGGTGCTGACCGCGATGCTGCACCGGGACCCCGCGGCGTGGGGGCCGGACCCCGAGGCGTTCGACCCGGACCGCTTCGCGCCGAAGGCCGTGCGGGCCCGGCCCGCCCAGGTGTTCAAGCCGTTCGGCACCGGCGCCCGCGCCTGTATCGGCCGCCAGTTCGCCCTCCACGAGGCCGTCCTGGTGCTGGGGCTGCTGGTGCGCCGCTACGATCTGCACCCCGACCCCGGCTACCGGCTCCGGGTCGCCGAGCGACTGACGCTGATGCCGGAGGGTCTTACGCTGCGACTCAGCCGCAGGAGCCACGCCGCCCGGGAGTAG
- a CDS encoding APC family permease: MSQPPTASNVSGSPGPPSRLRRRLGVFDAVVVGLGAMLGAGIFAALAPAARAAGSGLLIGLAVAAVVAYCNATSSARLAARYPASGGTYVYGRERLGEFWGHLAGWAFVVGKTASCAAMALTVGAYVWEEHARAVAVAAVVALTAVDYLGVRKAAWLTRAVVAVVLMVLAAVVVGSLTSGAADAARLDPGGDTTVGGVLRAAGLLFFAFAGYARIATLGEEVRDPARTIPRAVPLALGITLAVYAAVAVAGLSVLGADVLGAATAPLADTVRAAGLPGLVPLVRVGAAVGALGSLLALILGVSRTTLAMARDRRLPPPLAAVHPRFAVPHRAVVAVGAVVAVLAATVDLRGAIGFSSFGVLVYYAVANAAAWTLTPAEGRPVRAVPVLGLAGCAVLACALPLTSVLPGVAVLALGACLYGLRRGPAS, from the coding sequence ATGAGCCAGCCGCCGACCGCGTCGAACGTGTCCGGCTCCCCCGGTCCGCCGTCGCGGCTGCGGCGCCGGCTCGGGGTGTTCGACGCGGTGGTGGTGGGCCTGGGCGCGATGCTCGGCGCCGGGATCTTCGCCGCCCTCGCCCCGGCGGCGCGCGCCGCCGGATCCGGCCTGCTGATCGGACTGGCGGTGGCCGCGGTGGTGGCGTACTGCAACGCCACCTCCTCCGCGCGGCTGGCCGCCCGCTATCCCGCGTCGGGCGGAACCTACGTGTACGGCCGGGAGCGGCTGGGGGAGTTCTGGGGCCATCTGGCCGGATGGGCGTTCGTGGTCGGCAAGACCGCGTCCTGCGCGGCGATGGCGCTGACCGTCGGTGCCTACGTCTGGGAGGAGCACGCGCGGGCGGTGGCGGTGGCGGCCGTGGTGGCGCTGACCGCCGTCGACTACCTCGGTGTCCGCAAGGCCGCCTGGCTGACGCGGGCCGTCGTGGCCGTGGTGCTGATGGTGCTGGCCGCCGTGGTGGTCGGCTCGCTCACCTCCGGCGCGGCCGACGCCGCCCGGCTGGACCCGGGCGGGGACACCACCGTCGGCGGGGTGCTGCGCGCCGCGGGGCTGCTGTTCTTCGCCTTCGCCGGATACGCCCGGATCGCCACCCTCGGCGAGGAGGTGCGCGATCCGGCGCGCACCATCCCGCGTGCCGTACCGCTGGCGCTGGGCATCACCCTGGCCGTCTACGCGGCGGTCGCGGTCGCGGGCCTGAGCGTGCTGGGCGCAGATGTGCTGGGCGCGGCCACGGCTCCGCTGGCCGACACCGTCCGCGCCGCCGGGCTGCCGGGGCTGGTGCCGTTGGTCCGCGTGGGCGCCGCGGTGGGTGCGCTCGGCTCACTGCTGGCGCTGATCCTGGGGGTCTCCCGGACCACCCTGGCGATGGCACGCGACCGGCGGCTGCCGCCACCGCTGGCCGCGGTCCATCCGCGGTTCGCGGTGCCGCACCGCGCGGTGGTGGCCGTCGGAGCCGTGGTGGCGGTTCTGGCGGCCACGGTGGACCTGCGCGGGGCGATCGGGTTCTCGTCGTTCGGCGTGCTGGTCTACTACGCCGTCGCCAACGCCGCCGCCTGGACCCTCACCCCGGCCGAGGGGCGTCCGGTACGCGCGGTACCGGTGCTGGGCCTGGCCGGGTGTGCGGTCCTGGCCTGCGCCCTGCCACTGACCTCGGTGCTCCCGGGGGTCGCGGTACTGGCCCTCGGAGCCTGTCTGTACGGGCTGCGGAGGGGACCGGCGTCGTGA
- a CDS encoding DMT family transporter: MTISNTTDTRSDQQWPALAAAAVTVLLWASAFVSIRSAGSAYSPGALALGRLATGALALGTISLIRRVGLPPRAAWPGIISSGVLWFGVYMVVLNWGEQQVDAGTAAMVVNIGPILIALLSSRLLGEGLPRPLLAGMAVSFSGAVVVGISMSDTGGASVLGVLLCVLAAVSYATGVVSQKPALGHAGALQVTTFGCLIGAVACLPFTGTLVSEAADAPLSATLNMVYLGLFPTALAFTTWAFALARTTAGKMGATTYVVPALVVLMSWLLLDEVPGPLTLAGGALCLAGVGVARRRSRPAPTAVVAMSQPATAPRDEPSRAD; the protein is encoded by the coding sequence ATGACGATCAGCAACACCACGGACACCCGCTCCGACCAGCAATGGCCCGCCCTGGCCGCGGCGGCCGTCACCGTTCTTCTCTGGGCCTCGGCCTTCGTCTCCATCCGCAGCGCGGGCTCCGCGTACTCCCCGGGCGCCCTGGCGCTGGGGCGGCTGGCCACCGGCGCCCTCGCGCTGGGCACGATCAGTCTGATACGCCGTGTGGGCCTGCCGCCCCGCGCCGCCTGGCCGGGCATCATCAGCTCCGGAGTCCTGTGGTTCGGCGTCTACATGGTGGTGCTCAACTGGGGTGAGCAGCAGGTCGACGCGGGCACCGCGGCGATGGTCGTCAATATCGGCCCGATCCTCATCGCGCTGCTGAGCAGCAGGCTGCTGGGCGAGGGGCTGCCGCGGCCGCTGCTGGCCGGGATGGCGGTGTCCTTCTCGGGCGCGGTGGTCGTGGGGATCTCGATGTCCGACACGGGCGGCGCGTCCGTGCTCGGTGTGCTGCTGTGTGTGCTGGCCGCGGTGTCCTACGCCACCGGTGTGGTCTCCCAGAAGCCCGCGCTGGGGCACGCGGGGGCACTCCAGGTGACCACCTTCGGCTGCCTCATCGGCGCGGTGGCCTGTCTGCCGTTCACCGGGACCCTGGTATCCGAGGCCGCGGACGCGCCGCTGTCCGCCACGCTCAACATGGTCTACCTCGGGCTCTTCCCGACCGCGCTCGCCTTCACCACCTGGGCCTTCGCCCTGGCCCGCACCACCGCGGGGAAGATGGGCGCCACCACCTATGTGGTGCCCGCGCTGGTGGTGCTGATGTCGTGGCTGCTTCTGGACGAGGTGCCGGGGCCGCTCACGCTGGCGGGCGGTGCGCTGTGCCTGGCCGGAGTGGGGGTCGCCCGCCGCCGCTCGCGCCCTGCTCCGACGGCGGTGGTGGCGATGTCCCAGCCCGCCACCGCACCCCGCGACGAGCCGTCCCGGGCCGACTGA
- a CDS encoding coagulation factor 5/8 type domain-containing protein translates to MSTPPTDGPAHRRPALPRRTVLTTMAGAAAAAPALLALPSSAAAAPASAPGRRGRRHAALPGGGDLGPNVLVFDPATPGIQTTLDRVFKEQESAQFGNGRYALLFKPGTYHGLNAQLGFYTSIAGLGLSPDDTTINGDVTVDAGWFGGNATQNFWRSAENLALVPVNGTNRWAVAQAAPFRRMHVRGGLNLAPDGYGWASGGYIADSRIDGTVSPYSQQQWYTRDSSVGGWRNAVWNMVFSGVEGAPAQTFPDPPYTTLQTTPVSREKPFLYLDGAEYRVFLPEKRVNARGTTWGSGTPRGTSLPLTHFYVARPGVTADTLNAALAQGLHLLLTPGIYHLDRPVEVGRANTVVLGLGYATLVPDNGVTALKVADVDGVRLAGFLIDAGPVNSPTLLEVGPSGASADHSANPITVQDVFIRIGGAGPGRATTSMVINSRHTIVDHTWVWRADHGAGAGWETNRADYGVRVNGNGVLATGLFVEHFNKYDVQWYGQRGRTIFFQNEKAYDAPNQAAIQNGNTKGYAAYKVADSVTSHEAWGLGSYCYYNVDPSIRQDHGFAAPERAGVTFHHLLVISLGGKGQYEHVINTTGAATSGSSTVPSTLVSYP, encoded by the coding sequence ATGTCCACACCCCCCACCGACGGTCCGGCCCATCGCAGACCCGCACTCCCCCGCCGCACGGTGCTCACCACGATGGCCGGTGCGGCGGCCGCCGCACCGGCCCTGCTCGCACTCCCCTCCTCCGCCGCCGCGGCCCCCGCATCCGCCCCGGGACGGCGCGGTCGCAGGCACGCGGCCCTGCCCGGCGGCGGCGACCTCGGCCCCAACGTGCTGGTCTTCGACCCCGCCACACCCGGTATCCAGACCACCCTGGACCGGGTGTTCAAGGAGCAGGAGTCCGCCCAGTTCGGCAACGGCCGCTACGCCCTGCTGTTCAAGCCCGGCACGTACCACGGGCTCAACGCCCAGCTCGGCTTCTACACCTCCATCGCGGGCCTCGGCCTCTCCCCCGACGACACCACCATCAACGGCGATGTCACCGTCGACGCGGGCTGGTTCGGCGGAAACGCCACCCAGAACTTCTGGCGCTCGGCGGAGAACCTCGCCCTGGTACCCGTGAACGGCACCAACCGCTGGGCGGTGGCGCAGGCGGCGCCGTTCCGGCGGATGCACGTCCGCGGCGGGCTCAACCTGGCACCCGACGGCTACGGCTGGGCCAGCGGCGGTTACATCGCCGACAGCCGGATCGACGGCACGGTGAGCCCCTACTCGCAGCAGCAGTGGTACACCCGCGACAGTTCGGTGGGCGGCTGGCGCAACGCCGTGTGGAACATGGTGTTCTCCGGTGTCGAGGGCGCGCCCGCGCAGACATTCCCCGACCCTCCGTACACCACCCTCCAGACCACCCCGGTCTCCCGCGAGAAGCCCTTCCTCTATCTCGACGGCGCCGAGTACCGGGTGTTCCTGCCGGAGAAGCGCGTGAACGCACGCGGCACCACCTGGGGCAGCGGCACCCCCCGCGGCACCTCGCTGCCCCTCACCCACTTCTACGTGGCCCGGCCCGGTGTCACCGCGGACACCCTCAACGCCGCGCTCGCCCAGGGGCTCCATCTGCTGCTCACCCCGGGGATCTACCACCTCGACCGGCCGGTGGAGGTGGGCCGGGCCAATACCGTCGTCCTCGGCCTCGGCTACGCCACGCTGGTGCCGGACAACGGGGTGACGGCGCTGAAGGTGGCCGATGTCGACGGGGTGCGGCTCGCCGGTTTCCTCATCGACGCGGGACCGGTCAACTCCCCCACCCTGCTGGAGGTCGGCCCGTCGGGCGCCTCCGCGGACCACTCCGCCAACCCCATCACCGTCCAGGACGTGTTCATCCGCATCGGCGGTGCGGGCCCGGGCCGCGCCACCACCAGCATGGTGATCAACAGCCGTCACACCATCGTCGACCACACCTGGGTGTGGCGCGCGGACCACGGCGCCGGGGCGGGCTGGGAGACCAACCGAGCCGACTACGGCGTCCGCGTCAACGGCAACGGCGTCCTGGCCACCGGGCTGTTCGTCGAGCACTTCAACAAGTACGACGTCCAGTGGTACGGACAGCGCGGCCGCACCATCTTCTTCCAGAACGAGAAGGCGTACGACGCCCCCAACCAGGCCGCGATCCAGAACGGGAACACCAAGGGGTACGCCGCCTACAAGGTGGCCGACTCGGTGACCTCGCACGAGGCCTGGGGCCTGGGCAGCTACTGCTACTACAACGTGGATCCCAGCATCCGCCAGGACCACGGCTTCGCCGCCCCGGAGCGGGCCGGGGTGACCTTCCACCATCTGCTGGTCATCTCGCTCGGCGGCAAGGGCCAGTACGAGCACGTCATCAACACCACCGGAGCCGCCACCTCCGGCTCCTCCACGGTGCCGTCGACTCTGGTGTCCTACCCCTGA
- a CDS encoding nitroreductase family deazaflavin-dependent oxidoreductase, whose protein sequence is MPLEGEYQPSPEKWVRDQVELIESSGGAKGMTIRGMPVVLLTTRGAKSGKIRKTPLMRVEHDGRYAIVASLGGAPKHPLWYHNVVADPRVELRDGSLRQDMTAREVTGDEKALWWERAVQAYPDYADYQRKTDRQIPLFVLEPSAAPH, encoded by the coding sequence ATGCCGCTGGAGGGCGAGTACCAGCCGAGCCCGGAGAAGTGGGTACGTGACCAGGTCGAGCTGATCGAGAGCTCCGGGGGCGCCAAGGGCATGACGATCCGGGGCATGCCCGTCGTGCTGCTGACGACGCGGGGCGCGAAGAGCGGCAAGATCCGCAAGACCCCGCTGATGCGGGTGGAGCACGACGGCCGCTATGCCATCGTCGCTTCCCTGGGCGGCGCGCCCAAGCACCCCCTCTGGTACCACAACGTGGTGGCCGACCCCCGGGTGGAACTGCGGGACGGCTCGCTGCGCCAGGACATGACGGCGCGCGAGGTCACGGGGGACGAGAAGGCGCTGTGGTGGGAACGCGCGGTCCAGGCGTACCCCGACTACGCCGACTACCAGCGGAAGACGGACCGGCAGATCCCCCTCTTCGTGCTGGAGCCCTCGGCCGCGCCGCACTGA
- a CDS encoding TetR/AcrR family transcriptional regulator, whose translation MAVDPCGRIRRRMSSEERREQLLSVGARLFAQHPYDDVWVEQVAEIAGVSRGLLYHYFPTKREFFAAVVRRESERMLTLTEAVPGLPFQEQIDAGLDTFLAHVEQHASGFRAFHRAEAAGDPTVRAVHREYLAGVEEQILQALAADPSVADPPRDPGALRLAVRGWLAFMVAVCMEWLDEPGPSREQVRELCARALMGALAPAP comes from the coding sequence ATGGCCGTCGACCCATGCGGGCGCATCCGTCGCCGGATGAGCTCCGAGGAGCGCAGGGAGCAGTTGCTGTCCGTGGGGGCGCGGCTGTTCGCGCAGCACCCCTACGACGATGTGTGGGTCGAGCAGGTGGCGGAGATCGCGGGGGTCTCCCGGGGGCTGCTGTACCACTACTTCCCGACCAAGCGGGAGTTCTTCGCGGCGGTGGTCCGCCGGGAGAGCGAGCGGATGCTCACGCTGACGGAGGCCGTGCCCGGGCTGCCGTTCCAGGAGCAGATCGACGCAGGACTCGACACCTTCCTCGCCCATGTCGAGCAGCACGCCTCGGGTTTCCGCGCCTTCCACCGCGCGGAGGCGGCGGGGGATCCGACCGTGCGCGCCGTGCACAGGGAGTATCTGGCCGGGGTGGAGGAGCAGATCCTCCAGGCGCTCGCCGCGGACCCCTCGGTGGCGGATCCGCCCCGGGACCCCGGCGCGCTCCGGCTCGCCGTACGCGGCTGGCTGGCCTTCATGGTCGCCGTCTGTATGGAGTGGCTGGACGAGCCCGGCCCGTCCCGGGAGCAGGTGCGCGAGCTGTGCGCACGGGCGCTGATGGGGGCGCTGGCCCCCGCCCCGTGA